AAATAGTGCAGAAGAGAAGGATATACATAAAGTAAAAGTTTACCAGGAAGAGgagtaagaagagaaaaagtaaaggaaaaaataatttacttctaTATGACCAAGTCAATAGTCACTGAAGCACATTGTTCCTGGTAACTGTAAGACTACAAACTGGAGAATGCTACCAACATGTGCTAATTTTATAATATTGGGATGTCAAAAtagaataactttattttttgaaaagcaaaaattCTCCCATTTCCTAAAGCATTCAAGTAATGAGTAATTCAGAAAAGCACAAAGCTAAAACCTACCCACAACCACTACCTTTTCTTGGTTTATATCAGAGAAAGTAAGAACTGCATTGAACCAGTCCAATTGGTCTTGACTGAATCCTCCATTATACTGGACAAATTGAGGTTCGGAAAGTCCTGTAACAAATAAAACAGGtcaaatatatatgtttttgatCATATGAATATTGCTTTATATTTGGACTgggaaaggaatatttattttgcttaaatggATGCAACATGAGAAATTCActagatttttttcagttaagaaaCATAATAAATCATACTACATTATTATCTGTAGCAAACAAGCTATATGGCATTTGTATTTGTCACTGAATCCTGACCCTGAACAGCAACATTATAGTTTTACCTTAATTGTTCATCTTTCTGCTGAATAAAATGTATCTgaagaattttaagaaaatgtatTAGAGATTCTCAGCTCAAAGGAATAATTCACCTTGAGGGCTATTCAGTTCCTTATTTGGATTCTTCTCCTTCAGCATCTTCATACAATCTTGATATTTTGGAGAAGACTGATCCATTCCAAGGACACTTAGATCATAAGCATCAAGTAAAATGAACCGAAATTTAGGAAAAGGTACAAAATGGTAAGCATAATAGTTTTCTGAAGGTATGGTCTCAGGACAGTGTGCAATCTGGTCTCCTAAAAACTTTGTGTTGAGCTTAGAGTTTCTTAAATAGTGCCTGCTGAAGTTGTAGAATTCATGATTTCCCCATGTATGATGAACAGGGGCTCTGAGTTTTTTAAATTCCTTCAGGACATTTTTTAGTGACTCTTCTGATGCTTTATACTGTGCATTAAACCCATCAATGATATCACCAAGTTGTAACACAAAAAAGAGGTGATTGCTTTCTTCATTCCACTCTTTGATAGCCCCTTGGAGGTGATGAAGACTGTATCGGTAGTATCTTGTTTTGGTTCTTAGGAAATTATAGCCATCTTCTAAATCAGCATATTGAATATCTGATATAACTCCAAAACTGAAGCATGGTTCTGAGATGCCATCTATAGTTCCTGGAATGGATTCTGAGATCTCATCTATGGCCTCTGAATTGGGGTTTTTATCCATACCTTATAAACTGGTTTCCTGGAAactaaattatatgaaaaagacaattttaaaacaaaaattctccAAGAACTGATAATTTATTAAGActagaaaaattaatgaaatgacaGCTTTG
The Sminthopsis crassicaudata isolate SCR6 chromosome 4, ASM4859323v1, whole genome shotgun sequence genome window above contains:
- the ADPRM gene encoding manganese-dependent ADP-ribose/CDP-alcohol diphosphatase isoform X2; protein product: MDKNPNSEAIDEISESIPGTIDGISEPCFSFGVISDIQYADLEDGYNFLRTKTRYYRYSLHHLQGAIKEWNEESNHLFFVLQLGDIIDGFNAQYKASEESLKNVLKEFKKLRAPVHHTWGNHEFYNFSRHYLRNSKLNTKFLGDQIAHCPETIPSENYYAYHFVPFPKFRFILLDAYDLSVLGMDQSSPKYQDCMKMLKEKNPNKELNSPQGLSEPQFVQYNGGFSQDQLDWFNAVLTFSDINQEKVMFLFTQTRLTVFVLPGITEMLFQSFGLIDVWCVFLLVTLMMVGTV
- the ADPRM gene encoding manganese-dependent ADP-ribose/CDP-alcohol diphosphatase isoform X1, translating into MDKNPNSEAIDEISESIPGTIDGISEPCFSFGVISDIQYADLEDGYNFLRTKTRYYRYSLHHLQGAIKEWNEESNHLFFVLQLGDIIDGFNAQYKASEESLKNVLKEFKKLRAPVHHTWGNHEFYNFSRHYLRNSKLNTKFLGDQIAHCPETIPSENYYAYHFVPFPKFRFILLDAYDLSVLGMDQSSPKYQDCMKMLKEKNPNKELNSPQGLSEPQFVQYNGGFSQDQLDWFNAVLTFSDINQEKVVVVGHVPIHPDSSDSVCLAWNYRDALSIIWSHRCVVCFLAGHTHDGGYCIDAHGVHHITLEGVIETAPESQAFGTVHVYPDKMVLKGRGRVPNRIMYYKKD